In a single window of the Elaeis guineensis isolate ETL-2024a chromosome 4, EG11, whole genome shotgun sequence genome:
- the LOC105043314 gene encoding beta-carotene hydroxylase 2, chloroplastic: MAPGISAAVTCGIGRNPFLRSPHRCLVATDCVLLFAPLPSNRCLRPSSISSALQPLRRRSRSAAVCFVVGQNRSSEMKEAAEIESSDLAAEEEEARRILLDRTAEKIARKQAERRTYLAAAVLSSLGITSMAVAAVYYRFYWQMEGGEVPLTEMLGTFTLSVGAAVGMEFWARWAHRALWHASLWHMHESHHRPRDGPFELNDVFAIINAVPAISLLSFGFFNRGLVPGLCFGACDLRSTWPCVIGFGITLFGMAYMFVHDGLVHRRFPVGPIANVPYFRRVAAAHQIHHMDKFDGVPYGLFLGPKELEEVGGAEELQKEINRRIKLYNSNTDTSG; encoded by the exons ATGGCGCCCGGGATCTCCGCCGCTGTTACTTGCGGCATCGGCAGGAACCCCTTTCTCCGCTCGCCACACCGCTGCCTCGTGGCCACCGACTGCGTGCTGCTGTTCGCGCCCCTCCCCAGCAATCGCTGCCTCCGCCCGTCTAGCATATCCTCGGCGCTTCAGCCCTTGAGGCGGCGGAGTCGGTCCGCGGCGGTCTGCTTCGTCGTGGGGCAGAACCGGAGTTCGGAGATGAAGGAGGCAGCGGAGATAGAGAGCTCCGATCTGGCGGCGGAGGAGGAAGAGGCGCGGCGGATCTTGCTGGACCGGACGGCGGAGAAGATCGCGAGGAAGCAGGCGGAGCGGCGGACGTACCTGGCGGCGGCGGTGCTGTCCAGCCTCGGCATCACCTCCATGGCCGTCGCCGCCGTCTATTACCGATTCTACTGGCAAATGGAG GGAGGAGAGGTTCCGCTAACGGAAATGCTGGGCACCTTTACTCTCTCCGTGGGCGCTGCG GTGGGGATGGAGTTTTGGGCGCGGTGGGCGCACCGGGCGCTGTGGCACGCCTCTCTGTGGCACATGCACGAGTCGCACCACCGGCCGCGCGACGGCCCCTTCGAGCTTAACGACGTCTTCGCTATCATCAACGCCGTCCCGGCCATCTCCCTCCTCTCCTTCGGCTTCTTCAACCGCGGCCTCGTCCCCGGCCTCTGCTTCGGCGCC TGCGATCTGAGGTCCACGTGGCCGTGTGTTATAGGGTTTGGGATTACGCTGTTTGGGATGGCCTACATGTTCGTCCACGATGGGCTGGTCCACCGGCGGTTCCCGGTGGGCCCCATCGCCAACGTGCCCTACTTCCGTCGAGTCGCGGCCGCCCATCAG ATACATCACATGGACAAGTTCGATGGGGTGCCGTATGGGCTGTTCTTGGGACCGAAG GAACTGGAGGAGGTGGGGGGAGCGGAGGAGTTGCAGAAAGAGATTAATAGGAGGATTAAGCTCTATAATAGCAACACGGATACCAGCggctga